A window from Temnothorax longispinosus isolate EJ_2023e chromosome 1, Tlon_JGU_v1, whole genome shotgun sequence encodes these proteins:
- the Siz gene encoding IQ motif and SEC7 domain-containing protein 1 isoform X4: MASHSSTAASQIHGNSMHGAYSGSQTSLSTTSYITGQSYMQSQNYAHGPPYPAAGVQVYSHNATGYSQPQSYGTMVQGFGGQPQSAGYQQSHLKKGSVRNGDVLKRCRLQTAYELSQDLLDKQIEMLERKYGGVKARNAALTIQRAFRRYTLLKKFAAITAMAKAEKRLSRKLQEAATDRNLNDHERMVYHSQIYIQQAQSANRPMPIRSMSLRERRHVDNSQSPIPRSQSGRCEVQVSGHQHTNHNLHQSGRHTPSLAPSPCNRHQQLPPSPCWESSSQESGSSIHYYNPQRLNLIERRDFYLTQEALCGLRQETPPRDLLRTPCTSPSTPHNLQTTISQNWNNANQLGPSRTRSSGKKVPPEVPKRTSSITSRSMEPRHNGLSKSVENGSLSSVQSSGSDSTNCESSEGDAQRGSPVWKHKGISSSPEHQECASHTTDAATMAANVKELGHSHASSGYQLPLMDHTESLPTQTSYKVSETVRKRQYRVGLNLFNKKPERGISYLIRRGFLENSPQGVARFLISRKGLSKQMIGEYLGNLQNTFNMAVLECFSQELDLSGMQVDVALRKFQAYFRMPGEAQKIERLMEVFSQRYCQCNHDVISRLRSADTVFVLAFAIIMLNTDLHTPNLKPERRMRLEDFIKNLRGIDDCGDIDRDILVGIYERVKDNEFKPGSDHVSQVMKVQATIVGKKPNMALPHRRLVCYCRLYEIPDIHKKERPGVHQREVFLFNDLLVVTKILSKKKNSVTYTFRQSFTLCGMVVTLFEVPHYPYGIRLSQRVDGKVLVTFNARNEHDRCKFVEDLRESISEMDEMETLRIETELERQKSSRGARGGAENRDSGVADVEICPCPGTCSDRAETVDVDTQLKRSALSNSLLDIHEQFAGEKPQRRGSVGSLDSGMSISFQSTSASSMSQGIKHPGQVHPIHPGATIPGAGSKGLAQQPSFLGGLFAKRERKLSQSEESGPYSRTTEV, translated from the exons ATGGCGTCGCACAGCAGCACGGCCGCTAGCCAGATCCACGGCAACAGCATGCACGGCGCGTATTCCGGCAGTCAGACGTCCCTGTCGACGACATCGTACATCACCGGCCAGTCCTACATGCAGAGCCAGAATTACGCGCATGGGCCGCCGTATCCCGCTGCAGGCGTGCAGGTCTACTCGCACAACGCGACGGGTTACTCGCAGCCGCAGAGCTACGGCACCATGGTCCAGGGCTTCGGCGGGCAACCGCAGTCTGCCGGGTATCAGCAGAGTCATCTTAAGAAGGGCTCGGTCCGCAACGGCGACGTGCTCAAGCGGTGTCGCCTGCAGACCGC ATACGAGCTGTCGCAGGATCTGCTCGACAAGCAGATCGAGATGCTGGAGCGAAAATACGGCGGCGTGAAGGCGCGGAACGCGGCGCTGACGATTCAACGTGCCTTTCGGAGGTACACGTTGCTGAAGAAGTTCGCGGCGATCACGGCGATGGCCAAGGCGGAGAAGCGATTGAGTAGGAAACTTCAGGAGGCGGCGACGGATCGCAACCTCAATGATCACGAGAGAATGGTCTATCACAGTCAGATATATATTCAGCAGGCACAGTCCGCCAACAG ACCGATGCCGATCCGAAGCATGTCTCTCAGGGAGAGGCGGCACGTGGATAACTCGCAATCGCCTATACCGAGGAGTCAGAGCGGTAGATGCGAGGTTCAGGTCAGCGGCCATCAACACACGAATCACAATCTGCATCAAAGCGGTAGACACACGCCTTCATTGGCGCCCAGCCCGTGCAACCGACATCAGCAATTACCACCGAGCCCCTGCTGGGAGTCGAGCTCCCAAGAGAGCGGCTCCAGTATCCATTACTACAATCCACAG CGCCTTAATTTGATAGAAAGACGCGATTTCTATTTAACACAGGAAGCTTTGTGTGGTCTGAGACAAGAGACGCCGCCAAGAGACTTGCTGCGGACACCGTGTACGTCGCCGTCGACGCCGCACAATCTGCAGACGACGATATCGCAAAATTGGAACAATGCCAATCAGCTTGGTCCTAGCAGAACGAGAAGTTCCGGCAAGAAAGTCCCGCCGGAGGTGCCGAAGAGAACGTCCTCCATCACCTCGAGATCTATGGAACCGCGACACAATGGTCTCAGTAAAAGCGTGGAGAATGGTAGTCTAAGCTCGGTGCAGAGTTCCGGCAGCGATTCCACCAATTGCGAGAGTTCCGAGGGCGATGCTCAGAGAGGATCGCCCGTTTGGAAGCACAAAGGGATT TCGAGTTCGCCGGAACATCAGGAATGCGCGAGTCATACCACGGACGCGGCGACGATGGCCGCTAACGTGAAGGAGCTCGGACACTCACATGCCAGCTCCGGCTACCAGCTTCCCCTGATGGACCACACAGAGAGTCTGCCGACTCAAACGAGCTACAAGGTGTCTGAGACGGTGAGGAAGCGGCAGTACAGGGTCGGCCTAAAcctttttaataagaagccGGAAAGAGGGATCAGTTATCTCATCAGACGTGGATTTTTGGAGAACAGCCCGCAGGGAGTCGCCAGATTCTTGATCAGTCGAAAGGGATTGTCTAAACAGATGATAGGAGAGTACCTCGGGAATTTGCAGAACACTTTCAATATGGCAGTGCTTGA ATGTTTTTCTCAAGAGTTGGATCTTTCTGGAATGCAAGTGGATGTCGCTTTACGAAAGTTTCAAGCCTACTTTAGAATGCCCGGCGAGGCGCAGAAGATCGAGCGGCTTATGGAGGTCTTCAGCCAACGTTACTGTCAATGCAATCACGATGTAATATCGAGGCTGCGGTCGGCAGATACTGTTTTTGTCCTGGCCTTTGCTATTATCATGCTTAATACAGATTTGCACACACCGAATCTAAAACCTGAGCGCAGAATGAGACTCGAGGATTTCATAAAGAATCTCCGAGGAATCGATGATTGCGGCGACATAGACCGAGATATTCTAGTTGGCATTTACGAACGGGTAAAAGATAACGAATTCAAGCCGGGCTCCGACCACGTGTCGCAAGTAATGAAGGTCCAGGCAACTATTGTTGGAAAGAAGCCAAACATGGCGCTGCCACATAGAAGATTAGTGTGTTACTGCAGGCTCTACGAGATACCGGACATCCACAAGAAGGAGAGACCCGGTGTTCATCAGAGAGAGGTTTTCCTCTTTAACGACTTGCTCGTCGTTACGAAGATCCTGAGCAAAAAGAAGAACAGTGTAACTTACACTTTCAGGCAGAGTTTTACACTTTGCGGCATGGTGGTCACCCTATTCGAGGTTCCCC ATTATCCATACGGCATAAGACTCTCTCAGCGTGTCGACGGAAAAGTTCTAGTCACATTTAACGCTCGAAATGAGCATGACAGGTGTAAATTTGTGGAAGATCTTAGGGAATCCATCAGTGAGATGGATGAAATGGAAACTTTACGTATCGAAACTGAGTTGGAGAGACAAAAGAGCAGTAGGGGCGCGCGGGGCGGTGCGGAAAACAGAGACTCCGGCGTTGCCGATGTGGAGATATGTCCTTGTCCCGGGACTTGTTCCGACAGAGCAGAAACGGTCGATGTCGACACGCAATTGAAACGTTCCGCCCTTAGTAATTCTCTTCTGGACATACACGAACAGT TTGCTGGAGAGAAGCCACAGCGTCGTGGAAGCGTGGGTTCTTTGGATAGTGGTATGTCTATTTCATTTCAATCTACTTCTGCCAGCTCGATGAGCCAAGGCATTAAGCATCCTGGACAAGTTCATCCTATTCATCCAGGGGCTACGATCCCTGGTGCCGGTAGTAAGGGACTGGCTCAGCAGCCGTCTTTTTTAGGAGGTCTCTTCGCCAAACGAGAGCGAAAACTATCGCAATCTGAAGAGTCTGGCCCTTACAGTCGTACCACGGAAGTATAA